A region of the Serinicoccus profundi genome:
CGAGACCGTGCTGGACCTTGTCCAACCGGGTCAGTGCAGCTGTCGCGAAACCCCTCAGCGTCTCTCCCTCGGGGAGGTCGCGCGCCTCCTCCGGCAGCTCGTCCTCCAGCAGCGGCGTGACCCGCTTCAAGTCTTCCCGGACGGGGTCGACCTGCCGCGCCCAGGCCTCTCGCCAGTCGGCGTCCTGGGTGAGGAAGATCGCGGTGTCCGCGATGGCGTCGTCGAGGTGGTCGAGCTCGACCGCCTTCTCCTGGTATGCCGTCAGCTCGGACGCGACCGGCTTGCGGTTGAAGGTCGACGGCGCCAGCTGGGCGGCCCGTTGCTCCAACTCGGTCAGCTCGCGGACGCCACGCCGGTAGTCGTCGAAGCGACGCAGCACCTCGAAGCCGTAGCGCGAGTCATCGGGGATCCTCTTGGCGTGACGCTCGGTGTCGGCGGCGTCGCGCTTGACGTCCGCGACGCGCCGGTCGGCGTCCTCCTTCATCCGTCGGCTCCCGGCGGACCGCGCGACGCCGACGCCGACCCAGGTCGCGCCGGCGATGAGGGCGACGGCCGAGCCGAAGATGCCGACGACGAGGCCGCCAGCGCTGCGCATGAACGGTGCGTTGATGCGGTCTGCTCCGTCGGTGAGTCCGGCCACGGCGCCGTCGGTCCAGCGACCGGCGCGGAAGTCGTCCTTCGTGGCCTCCTGGATGTCCAGCTGCTCCTCGTCGCCGACGGCGCGGTCGTCGCCGAAGTAGGTGCCCACCAGGCGGGCCTCGGGGTCGACCGCCAGCACGAACAGCCCGTCGGCCCAACGCTGCCCGTCCTCGCTCAGCCACTCCGGGCGGCTCCCGCGTGCGTGGTCGAGCACCGCGCGGTTGAGCGACTGGTCATCGGCGTCGCTGCCACCGCGATAGGTGAAGACGGCAAGCTCGGTGGGGTCGTGGAACTCCAGCTCCTCGACCGCCGCGTCCAGCCGGTCGACCTCCATGATCTGTGCCGTGTCGTCCACGGTCAGGCCGGTGGCTGCGTCATCTGGTGCCTGGGCGAGGAACAGCCCCAGGCTGGTCCCGGCGACTGCGAGCACACCGACCGTGGCCAGACCGGCCCGACCGGCGTTCGGCAGTCCGCGGTGCCGGGCGGGCTCGGTGGGGTTCGTGATCGTCATGGCCTCACTTTGCCCCGTCGGCGTGCGCTACACATCGGCCATCCGGCGGACACCCCTCCGCCGCAGGGGCGATCTCCCCGAGATGAGCCCTGCTGCCGACAACCGACCACGGGATAGCTGGACCTCCATCGGCGAACTTCCCGATGGAGGTCCTGCTGTCCCGACGTTGGTCTCAGGGAGGGGTCGAGGAGGAGGGGTCGAGGAGGAGGAGTTCAGCGGCCGGAGTCCGCGGAACTGCCGGGGCGCCAGCCGAAGGCGAGGGCGATGCCGGTGGCGGCATAGAGCCAGTTGTCCAGCGCCAGTGCGAGAGCCACGCCGCAGGCCAGCCCGAGGACGAGCAGCTGCGAGCCGCGGGTGTCGGTCGAGGTGCTCGTGGTCGTCTTCGTGGTGTTCATGGCTCCACCCTGTGCGACCACGGCCGCGTCCGTCGTCGCACCGCGGGCTCGACCTGCGTCATACCCGGGTATGCGCTGCCTCCCGCGACCGGCAGGCGGTGGACCGCGGGGTGTCCGACCTGCTCAGAACCGCGAGGAGCTGCCCGCGCCGCTGAAGCTGCCGCCACTGCTGCTGCTGTAGCCCGACGTGGACCCGCCGCTGGAGCCTGCTCGGCTCTGCTGGAGCGCGCTCGCGCCCGCGGTCAGGCCGCTGCGGAAGGAGTCGACGGGGTACCAGCTCCACCCCGGGTCGGTCGTCGTGAGGATGGTGACCTCGGGCAGCCGCCGCGAGCGCTCCTCCCGCATGGCCTTCTTCATCGCCACCCGCTCGGCCTCGTTCTTGCCGATCTCGTCCACGACCGCCGAGGCGAGCGCGTCCAACCGCCCGCTGAGCCCGTCCCGGGTGCGCTTCAACTCGTCCAGGGCGTCGTCCGGTGAGATCTGCTTTTGCTCGAGCTGGGTGCGCAGTTGGTCGAGCAGGGCCAGCCCGGCGGTGGCGTACTCCCGCACGCTCTGCGCCTCCACCAGCCCCCGGCCCGCGGCCGGCACGTCGTCGCGCAGCATCGCGTCGACGCCCTCCAGGTCCGCCCGGACCGGGGCCTCCTGCCGGTCCCACGCCTCGCGCCAGAGCCGCTCCCCCCCGAGGAAGGCTGCCGTGTCGGCGATGACGTCGTCGAGGGTGTCCAGCTTCAGGGCCTGGTCGCGGTATGCCGTCAACCGCTCCTTGGAGGCCCGGCGGTTGTAGTCCGACTCCGGGATCGAGCGGACCTCGTTGCCGAGCTCGGTGAGGGCCCGCAGGCCCGCGGTGTACTCGTCGAAGCGGCGCAGGACCAGACCGCCGTAACGGGAGTCCTCGGGGATGAGCCGGGCGTGCAGCTCGGTGACGTCGGCGTCGCCGACGACGCTGGCCATGCGACGGTCGCCCTCGGCCCGCAGCGCGCGGCTGGCCCTCGCCCGTGACACGCCGGTGCCGACCCAGGCCCCGCCGCCGACGGCGGCGACCAGGCCCGCCACGATCGCCAGGATCGCGCCGGGCACCGTGCGCAGGAAGGGCGCGTTCATGCGGTCAGCGGCCTCCTGCACCCCGATCACGGCGCCCTCGGTCCACTGGCCGGCGCGCAGCGCGTCCTTGGTGGCGTCCTGGATGTCGAGCTGGCGGTCCTCGGAGACCTCGCGGTTCTCACCGAAGTAGGTGCCGACCAAGCGGCCCTCCGGGTCGACCGCGTAGATGTAGAGGTCGTCGGCCCACTTCTGCTCGTCGTCGGAGAGCCACTCCGGCCGCTCCGCCCGGGCGTGCGCGAGGACGGCGTCGTTGAGCGCGTAGTCGTCGTAGCGCGCCTCCTCCCCGCCCTCGTGGGTGAAGACCGCGACGTCGGTCGGCTCGTGGAAGCGCACGCCCTCCAGCGCCTCCTCCAGGGTGGGGACGTGCACGATGCCGGCCTGGTCGTCGACGACCAGACTGCTCGCCTCGTGCTCGGGGGCCTGGAGCAGGAAGCCACCCAGGCCCACGCCGACCACCCCCACCAGCGCGGCGCCGCTCACCAGCGCCCGGCGACCGTTCGACATGCCTGAACCTCCCCGCCACCGGCCGGACGCCGACGGCTCGTCACACCCTACTGACTCAGCCAGGGGCGTCAGGGTTCCGTCGCGCCGCGCGAGCACGCTGCGCTACGAGGCGACCGCCACGCGGTCGGGGTGACCTGCGCGGTGTCGGTGGCGGGTCGTAGGTTGGTGACCGGCATACACCCGACGACAGGAACCCGCATGGTCACCGACAACGGCCCCCGGCCCAACGCCTTCGACATCGAGACCGAGACGCGCGCCAACGGCACCTATCGCACGGTCGCCTGGACCGGGAAGTACCTCCAGGTCACCCTGATGTCGATCCCGCCGGGGGAGTCCATCGGGCTGGAGGCGCACCCGGAGACCGACCAGTTCCTGCGCCTCGACTCCGGGCAGGGACGCTGCGTCATGGGTCCCGCGGAGGACGACCTCAGCTTCACCCAGGACGTCAGCGACGGGTGGGCGATCCAGGTGCCCGCCGGCACCTGGCACGACGTCATCAACACCGGCGAGGAGCCGATGCGGCTCTATGCCGTGTATGCCCCGACCCACCACGCCCAGGGCATCGTCCAGGACACGGCCGAGCAGGCCGAGGCCGACGAGGACGCCGGCACGGACGTCCCCCCGGAGTGGACGGTGCAGCCCGGCGAGGGGGAGGAGGACCTCAAGGCCTGAGCCACAGGTCGGTGCCGGCCCTCCTGCCTCCGCCCTGGCTCGCACCGGCTGTCGCTCCGAGATGCCATGGGACCGACGTGGCGGGAGGATCGGGGCATGGCGAAAAAGACCGACCAGCTGACCTTCGACGACCCGACCACCCGCCACCCGCGGATCTCCCCGCCGCAGCAGGACCAGCCCATGCCTGGCCTCGACGCCGAGCTGGACCCGCCCGCGGACCGGGGTGAGACGTCCTACCGCGGCACGGGTCGGCTGGAGGGTCGTCGTGCCTTCATCACCGGCGGCGACTCCGGCATCGGTGGGGCCGTCGCCATCGCCTATGCCCGTGAGGGCGCCGACGTCGCCATCAACTACCTGCCGGATGAGCAGGAGGACGCCGACCGCATCAGCGAGCTCGTCGAGGCTGAAGGACGGACCTGCGTCCAGCTGCCCGGTGATGTCACCAACCGGGAGACGTGCGAGCGGCTGGTCGACCAGGCCGCCGAGCGGCTCGGCGGCCTCGACGTGCTCGTCGTCAACGCCGGCAAGCAGGTGAGCACGCCGTTGATCGAGGAGATCACCGACGAGCAGTTCGACCTGACGGTCAAGACCAACGTCTACGCGATGTTCTGGATGTGCCGTGCCGCCGTCAAGCACCTCGCGCCGGGCTCGGCGATCATCCTGTCGAGCTCGGTGCAGGCCTACAGCCCCAGCGAGCACCTGCTGGACTACGCCATGACGAAGGGCGCGATGAACACCTTCGGCAAGGGCCTGTCCAAGCAGCTCGCCCCCAAGGGCATCCGGGTCAACATCGTGGCGCCCGGGCCGATCTGGACGCCGCTGCAGGTCGTCGAGGGCCAGCCGAAGGACGCGATCCCGGACTTCGGTCTCGGGCAGCCCCTCGGCCGCGCGGGCCAGCCCGTCGAGCTCGCCCCGGCGTACGTCTTCCTGGCCTCCCCAGAGAGCAGCTACGTCGTCGGGGAGACCCTCAACGTCAACGGCGGCGCCGACAGCCCCTGACCTCTGCCGCGCCTCGTGTTCTCCCCGGCTCCCGCGCTGCCAGAGCAGCTCCGGTCCGGATCGGCGACCCGGGGTATGCCGCACATCTCGACCGCGACGGTGACCGCGTGCGCTGCGAGTAGCTCAGCGCAGACCCGCTGGTCAGTCCCGCCGGTAGGGGTCGGTGGGCGTGCCGCCGTCACCGCTCGGCGGGGGAGGGGGCGTGCCCTGGCCGTAGCCGGGCTGACCACCCTGCTGGCCGTAGCCCTGCTGCGGCGCCTGCGGGTAGCCCTGGTCCTGCGGCTGGCCGTAGGCCGCGCCCTGCTGAGGCTGACCGTAGCCGTGCTGCGGGTAGGCGTGCCCGGTGCCGTAGCCATACCCTCCGGGCGGCTCCTGCTCGGCCCGCTTGTCCTTGCCGCGACCCACGAGCCACATGATGAGGCCGACGACGGTGAGGATGAGGAGCGGGATGAGGAGCAGGATGCCGACCCCGGCGATGCCGAAGCCGATGATCGCGCTCATGCTGATGCTGGGCGAGAGGGTCGTGCTCCCACCCTCGCAGGTGAAGGTGTGCTGGCCCGCGGTCGTCGCGGAGTAGGACCCCACGATCTGGGCGTCGACCTGGGGGTCGCCGGTGTCCATCATGGTGTCGCCGGGCAGCGGCGTCTCGCTGCCGTCGGGCAGGGTCACCGTGCACGTCGGCGTCTCACCGGTCGTCGTGGAGGAGACGAAGCGCATATCGCCCTCCTCCATCGCGACCGTGGCCTGGCCCCCGTCCATCTGCGTCTCGCCGTCCTCGAAGCCGCTGATCATCCGCGAGCCCTGGACGGCCCCCCAGGCGATGACCGCCCCCACGAGGACCGACAGGATCAGCCCGATGATGAACATCCACTTGCCGGCCGTGGTCAGGCCGCTACGCCGGCGCGCCGGCGGGTTCGCATAGGTCATGGTCCGACCCTAACCGCCCCGCGCCCGACCTCGCGCACCTAAGGTATGCGCGTGGGAGAGGTGCTGGGTGGACGCTACGAGCTCGTCGACCCCCTGGGAGAGGGGGGCGCCGGTGTCGTGTGGCGTGCCTGGGACCACCGGGAGCGCCGGTATGTCGCCGCCAAGGTGCTGCGGCAGAGCGACGCTGCGACCCTGCTCCGCTTCGTCCGGGAGCAGGCGGTGCGCGTCGAGCACCCGCACGTGCTCACCCCCTTGGGCTGGACGGGTGACGACGACCGGGTGCTCATCGCCATGCCGCTGGTGCGCGGCGGGTCGGTGGCCACGCTCGTCGGTGACCACGGTCCGCTGCCGGCCGCGTGGGTCGCCACCCTGCTCGACCAGACCCTCGCCGCGCTGGAACGCCTCCACGCCGAGGGCCTGGTGCACCGTGACGTGAAGCCTGCCAACCTCCTTCTCGACGCGACCGGCGTCGCGCCTCCGAGGCTCCGGCTTGCCGACTTCGGCATCGTGACAGGCGTGGACGACCCGCGGCTCACCCACGTCCACCACGTCGTGGGTACGCGGGGGTATGCCGCGCCGGAGTCCTTGCGCGCCGGCTGGGATCCGGACCCCCGGGCGGACCTCTACGCCGCCGGGCTCAGCGCGGCCGAGATGCTGCTGGGCGAGCGGCCGACCGACGGCACCGGCACCACGCTTCTCGCCCGGCTGTCCCGGGCCGGCGCCCCCAGTGACCTCGTGGCCCTGATCCGTGACCTGTGCGCCCACGACCCCGAAGCGAGGTATGCCGACGCCACCGCCGCGCGGGCGGCGCTCGCCCGCACCGGGCTGGTCGGGCAGGGGGCCGGGTGGGACGCAGGGGAGGTGGAGGTCTTCGACCAGGTCGAGGAGCTCCCTGAGGGATGGGGCCCCGACGGCCCGCGGGACGCTCGACCGGCGGAGCCGAGCCGACCCTTCAGCGTGCTCCCGGCGACGCCGAGCGGGCACTCGGGTGAATCCGCGCCGACACCCGTCCCAGGCGCCGGTGAGCCCCGGCCCACGTCTGGCTCTCGTCTGGGTGTGGCTCGACCGGCGCACGGCTCCCGCCTGGGTGCCGTGCTCCTCGCGATCGGCCTGCTGCTCGTGCTGGTCGCGGCCCTCCTCGCCCTGCTCGGCTGAGGGTCGGCGCGGTCGGCCACGCGCGGTGAGCGCGGGGCGCGCTCTGCGGTCAGACGCTCGCGCGGCGCGCCCGCACCATGAGGAAGGCTCCGACCAGGGCGACCACGAGCCCGGCTCCGGCCAGCACCCAGATGAGGGTGAGCAGCCCGCCGTCGCCGGACGTGTCCTCCCCTTCCCCGGCGGCGGCTTCCGGCGAGGCGGACGGTGCATCGGCGGGGGTCTGGGTGGCCACCTCCCCGTCCGCCGCGGTGGGTGGCGCCTGACCCGCCTCCCCGTCGGCAACGGGCGCCGCCTCGCCCGGCTCGAGGTAGGTGGGAGCCCCCGTCACCTCGCCCGGGGTCTCGACGACGAGGCTGAACGGGAAGGGCAGGGACTCGGCAGTGGCCTCGTCGGAGGTGAGGCTCAGCGTGACGACGTAGTCGCCGGCCCGGTCGGCCGCTGCCGGATTGCCCCAGTCCCGGTTGTTCCACTCGACCTCGTAGGAGATCGTCGCGACGGTGGTGGGGTCGTTGGGCGCCATTCTGACGCTGGTGGGGTATCCGTCAGGTTGACTGAGGATGTTGGAGGCATCGCCCCGGTCGGGTCCGACCACCCCCACCTCGGCGACGGGCAGGCTGCCGAGCTGCTCGGGCACCCCGTCCTCGGGTGCCGGGAAGTCGACCACGGCCTCGATGTGCTGGCCCCAGTCGACGGGCACCGCGAAGGTGAGCACCTCGCCGGGCACGATCTCACCGGTGTAGGTCGTCCCGGGCTCGATCGTGGGAGCGTCGTTGAGTGAGGTGCCGCCGACCACCTCGGCCGTGGGCCGGCCGATCCTCGTGTCCTGCCACTGCGCATATCGCTGGTCGTCCGGTAGTGCGTCGGTGCCGGAGGCCGCGGGCTCCTCGCTCACCCAGAGCTCGACCGGGAAGCCCTCGAGGGTGGACTGCTGCTGCTGGCGGATGGACAGCACGAGCTGCGGGTCGGTCCCGCACGGGTCGGCGGGGTCGTCGTGATCCGCGAAGCCGGTGACGTCGGTGGTGCCGAAGCTGTTGCGACCAGCGTTACCCCACGCGCGGGCGGTGCTGAAGTCGCATGCCTCGCCGTCCAGCGTCTCCAACGTCACGTCGAAGGCGGAGAGCCCAGCACCCTCCGTCGGCCGCATCGTCGCCCCGATGTGCAGGCTCGTCCCGGGGCTGGATCGCTCCACGAGATAGGTGTCCTGCTCGCGGGAGAGCTCGTCGAGGTACTGCCCAGGCGCGATGACGGGGGCGTCGATGGCGGTCTCGGTGCCCTGCACCGGCTCGCCCGACAGCTGGAAGGGACGGAAGGCCCGCGTGGAGATCCGGGTGAGGGCGGTGGTCAGGCTCTCGGTGTCGTCGGCGTCGTAGTAGGTGCCGCCGGCGGCCTCCGCCATGCACCGCAGCTGGCTGCGCGTCTCCTCGTCCACGCCCAGGCCGACCGTGTGCACGACCAGGTCGAAGCCGTCGGCGCTGAGCTCCTCGGCGACCTCGCACGGGTCCGGGTCGCAGGTCGCCAGCCCGTCACTGACCAGCAGGATCGTCCGGTTGCCGTCCGGTCCCAGATCGTCCGCAGCCTGCTGGAGGGCATACGCGATGGGGGTCTCACCCAGCGGCTCGTAGCCCTCCACCGCGGCCCGCAGGGCGTCGGTGTTGTCCGAGCCGATCGGCACCACCAGCTCGCTGTCGGTGCACTTGTCCTCCCGCGGCTGGTCCAGCGGGACCGCGCCGCCGAAGAGGCGCACGCCCACCCGCTGATCGGGGTTGAGGCCGTCGACGAGGCTCGACACGGCGGCCGTCGCGGCGTCGATCTTGGGGGCACCCTCGGCGTCCGGGTCCTCCATCGAGCCCGAGGAGTCGAGCAGCAGCAGGAGCTGGGCGTCCTCGCCCGTGTCGGTCGTCGACGCGGTGGCCACGCCGGGCGTGAGCAGCACCGCCGTCGCGGCGGCGATGAAGGTGCGGCGGATCCTGGTCACGATGTCGCCCCTGGTCGGTGCGGACGAGTGCGTTAGCAAAAGTAAACGTTCACGATTGCAAAGTCAACCGGCGTGGCCGCAGCCCGATCGGCACGTCCCGAGCCTAAGGTGGGGAGGTCTCGGAGCAGGAGAGGATGGCCACATGTCGGAGGTCGAGCGCACGGTCGCGGCGCAGGTCGAGCTGTATGGCGAGCCGCTGGCCGACGTCGTCGCGCGGCTGACTGCGGGGCTGGGCCTGTCGCAGGCCCAGCTGGCGCGCACCCTCGGGATGTCACCGCCGATGCTCAGCCAGCTCGGCTCGGGCAAGCGGGCCAAGATCGGCAACCCCGTCGTGCAGCGCCGCCTCGCCGAGGTCCTGGAGCTGCTCGACCAGGTGCGCGCGGGTGAGGTGCCGGCCGAGGGCATACCTGAGCAGTTGGAGCGGGTGCGGGAGTCGACCGGGTCCTGGACGAGGACACGGCACGACCTGCCCTCGGCCGACGACGCGCAGGCGGTGCGCAGGATCCTGGGCGAGGCGGCTGCGCAGCAGGAGATCGCTGCGGCGGCCGACCTGCTGGAGCCGGAGCACCCCGCGCTGGCGCGGGTGCTGCGCGACTACGGCCTGGGCGAGTCGTCCTCGTCGTCGTCCACGAAGACCAGCTGACCCGAGGCCACGAGCTCGGCGATCTCCTCCTCGGAGAGCGCTGCGAGCTCCTCGTCGGTGAGCTCGACGAAGTCGTCCTCGCCGGGCTCGCCGGCGACCACCCCGGTCGCCACCGCGCCGCCGGCGGGGCTCGCCCCGGTGCCGGGTCTGCCGGGCTCACCGGCGTGGCCGTGCTCGCCGGCCTCGTCCTCCCACCACTCGTCCGCGCCCTCGAGCGGGGGAGCGTCGTCGACGATCTCGTCGGGGTCCTCGCCGTCCTCGGGCGCACGGATGAGCAGGAGCAGGACCGCGCCGATGAGCAGCATCGACAGCCCGACGAAGGAGCCGAGGGTGCCCAGCGCCAGCGCGCCGAGGCGCAGCAGGGCGCCCGCGGGAGCGACCTCTGGTGCCACGACGACACCGAGGCCGTCGCAGTCGATCTGGTGCTCGCCGGTGTCCGTGGCCTGGAAGTGACCGACGACCTGGAAGCGGGCCAGCGCGGTGTCGATCCCGACCCGGCGGCCCTCGTCCGCGAGCGTGCTGAAGGGCAGCTCGCCCCCCGGCCCGGTGATGGTGCAGCTGATCTGCTCGACCGGCGTGGGCACGATCTCGCCGGGGGCGATGAGCCCACCCGTGACGTAGAGCGTGCGCTCCGTCCCCTCGGTCAGCGACACCGTGGCGGTGCCGTCGAGCAGCTCGGCGGAGTTGGTCTGGAGGTGGTCGAGCAAGGAGCGCGTCGCCCATCCGCCGACGAGGGTGACGACGAGCGAGACGATGGCCAGGAGCCCACCCAGGCGCACCAGGTGACGGCCGGAGCGGCGCAGCCGGGCACGGCTGCTGCGGGTCGTCGGGGCCGGGTCGTCGGTGGGCATGGGGACGACTCTAGGTGCAGCGACGGACCTGACGCCGGGTACGGCGCGCCGTCGCTCCCACCTCAGCCCTGCCCCGCCTGCTCGGCCGCCGTCGCCTGCCGCAGCACCAGCCTCGTCCAGGCACCGACGTAGATGCGGTCGTCGCGATCGATCTCCACCCGTTGCCCCGGCGTCAGGGCCTGCGTCGGCAACGGCTCCCCGACGACGCCGACGTAGGTGCCGTTGCTGCTGTCGAGATCCTCGATCCACCAGCGGCTGCCGTCGCTGGTGAGCTGGGCGTGCCGACGGGACACCGCGCTGTCGGCACCTGCGTCGATCTCGGGCCGCACGCCGAGGCTGCCGGAGGGGCGACCGACCGTGACGACGCTGCGCCGCACGACCACGATGTCGGGCACTCCGGCGCTGGGGCACGCCTCCGCGGTCTGCTGGACGGCATACCAGTCGGGGTCGACCCAGATCTCCACGACCCAGGTGTCGGCGAGGTCGCGGGAGGGAGGGGTATGCCGTGGCCGGGCGTGCGCGACCGCCTCCGGCTGGGGCGTGTCCGGGGCCGCCGCGACCTCGGGCTCGGGCTCCGGTGCCGTCGGCTCCCGCTCAGGCGGCGACTCCGGCGCAGGCGCAGGCGCCGGCGTGGGCTCAGGCTCCGAGGCCGGCTCCGGACGCGGCGTGGCCTCGGGCTCGGGCGTCGGCTCGGGAATCTCCTCCGAGCCCTCGTCCGCCGGCGCCTCCTCGGGTGGGGGAGCCTCCTCGACCTCGGCAGCATCGTCAGCCGGCTCAGGCACGGGCGGGGAGGCCGGCTCGTCGCCCAGCGGGGCGGCCCCGGTGGTGAAGTCGTATCCGCACGCCTCGCAGAAGAGCGCGTCCGCGACGTTGACGCCGCTGCAGTGCGGGCACGTCTGGGTCGGCCTCACCGGCTC
Encoded here:
- a CDS encoding helix-turn-helix domain-containing protein gives rise to the protein MSEVERTVAAQVELYGEPLADVVARLTAGLGLSQAQLARTLGMSPPMLSQLGSGKRAKIGNPVVQRRLAEVLELLDQVRAGEVPAEGIPEQLERVRESTGSWTRTRHDLPSADDAQAVRRILGEAAAQQEIAAAADLLEPEHPALARVLRDYGLGESSSSSSTKTS
- a CDS encoding cupin domain-containing protein, encoding MVTDNGPRPNAFDIETETRANGTYRTVAWTGKYLQVTLMSIPPGESIGLEAHPETDQFLRLDSGQGRCVMGPAEDDLSFTQDVSDGWAIQVPAGTWHDVINTGEEPMRLYAVYAPTHHAQGIVQDTAEQAEADEDAGTDVPPEWTVQPGEGEEDLKA
- a CDS encoding serine/threonine-protein kinase; this translates as MGEVLGGRYELVDPLGEGGAGVVWRAWDHRERRYVAAKVLRQSDAATLLRFVREQAVRVEHPHVLTPLGWTGDDDRVLIAMPLVRGGSVATLVGDHGPLPAAWVATLLDQTLAALERLHAEGLVHRDVKPANLLLDATGVAPPRLRLADFGIVTGVDDPRLTHVHHVVGTRGYAAPESLRAGWDPDPRADLYAAGLSAAEMLLGERPTDGTGTTLLARLSRAGAPSDLVALIRDLCAHDPEARYADATAARAALARTGLVGQGAGWDAGEVEVFDQVEELPEGWGPDGPRDARPAEPSRPFSVLPATPSGHSGESAPTPVPGAGEPRPTSGSRLGVARPAHGSRLGAVLLAIGLLLVLVAALLALLG
- a CDS encoding FHA domain-containing protein, translating into MARCPEGHESEATDYCDICGSPIGASSAGSAGPHPAAAASGAPGPGSGSVLELDEPVRPTQTCPHCSGVNVADALFCEACGYDFTTGAAPLGDEPASPPVPEPADDAAEVEEAPPPEEAPADEGSEEIPEPTPEPEATPRPEPASEPEPTPAPAPAPESPPEREPTAPEPEPEVAAAPDTPQPEAVAHARPRHTPPSRDLADTWVVEIWVDPDWYAVQQTAEACPSAGVPDIVVVRRSVVTVGRPSGSLGVRPEIDAGADSAVSRRHAQLTSDGSRWWIEDLDSSNGTYVGVVGEPLPTQALTPGQRVEIDRDDRIYVGAWTRLVLRQATAAEQAGQG
- a CDS encoding SDR family oxidoreductase, translating into MAKKTDQLTFDDPTTRHPRISPPQQDQPMPGLDAELDPPADRGETSYRGTGRLEGRRAFITGGDSGIGGAVAIAYAREGADVAINYLPDEQEDADRISELVEAEGRTCVQLPGDVTNRETCERLVDQAAERLGGLDVLVVNAGKQVSTPLIEEITDEQFDLTVKTNVYAMFWMCRAAVKHLAPGSAIILSSSVQAYSPSEHLLDYAMTKGAMNTFGKGLSKQLAPKGIRVNIVAPGPIWTPLQVVEGQPKDAIPDFGLGQPLGRAGQPVELAPAYVFLASPESSYVVGETLNVNGGADSP
- a CDS encoding DUF5129 domain-containing protein, with product MSNGRRALVSGAALVGVVGVGLGGFLLQAPEHEASSLVVDDQAGIVHVPTLEEALEGVRFHEPTDVAVFTHEGGEEARYDDYALNDAVLAHARAERPEWLSDDEQKWADDLYIYAVDPEGRLVGTYFGENREVSEDRQLDIQDATKDALRAGQWTEGAVIGVQEAADRMNAPFLRTVPGAILAIVAGLVAAVGGGAWVGTGVSRARASRALRAEGDRRMASVVGDADVTELHARLIPEDSRYGGLVLRRFDEYTAGLRALTELGNEVRSIPESDYNRRASKERLTAYRDQALKLDTLDDVIADTAAFLGGERLWREAWDRQEAPVRADLEGVDAMLRDDVPAAGRGLVEAQSVREYATAGLALLDQLRTQLEQKQISPDDALDELKRTRDGLSGRLDALASAVVDEIGKNEAERVAMKKAMREERSRRLPEVTILTTTDPGWSWYPVDSFRSGLTAGASALQQSRAGSSGGSTSGYSSSSGGSFSGAGSSSRF
- a CDS encoding excalibur calcium-binding domain-containing protein, which codes for MTSAAPRVLPGSRAARAAPVRIGDPGYAAHLDRDGDRVRCE
- a CDS encoding DUF5129 domain-containing protein, with the protein product MTITNPTEPARHRGLPNAGRAGLATVGVLAVAGTSLGLFLAQAPDDAATGLTVDDTAQIMEVDRLDAAVEELEFHDPTELAVFTYRGGSDADDQSLNRAVLDHARGSRPEWLSEDGQRWADGLFVLAVDPEARLVGTYFGDDRAVGDEEQLDIQEATKDDFRAGRWTDGAVAGLTDGADRINAPFMRSAGGLVVGIFGSAVALIAGATWVGVGVARSAGSRRMKEDADRRVADVKRDAADTERHAKRIPDDSRYGFEVLRRFDDYRRGVRELTELEQRAAQLAPSTFNRKPVASELTAYQEKAVELDHLDDAIADTAIFLTQDADWREAWARQVDPVREDLKRVTPLLEDELPEEARDLPEGETLRGFATAALTRLDKVQHGLERGEVSPDDALDALRDTRDGLSEHLDELSESVVQAVGKDETQRETLRTTLARQRDEARPGPSIIGTAYPAWAFFPVAAMSSGVSEGTQQISASSGSAGSSGYSGGSFSGAGSSSSF
- a CDS encoding vWA domain-containing protein, whose product is MTRIRRTFIAAATAVLLTPGVATASTTDTGEDAQLLLLLDSSGSMEDPDAEGAPKIDAATAAVSSLVDGLNPDQRVGVRLFGGAVPLDQPREDKCTDSELVVPIGSDNTDALRAAVEGYEPLGETPIAYALQQAADDLGPDGNRTILLVSDGLATCDPDPCEVAEELSADGFDLVVHTVGLGVDEETRSQLRCMAEAAGGTYYDADDTESLTTALTRISTRAFRPFQLSGEPVQGTETAIDAPVIAPGQYLDELSREQDTYLVERSSPGTSLHIGATMRPTEGAGLSAFDVTLETLDGEACDFSTARAWGNAGRNSFGTTDVTGFADHDDPADPCGTDPQLVLSIRQQQQSTLEGFPVELWVSEEPAASGTDALPDDQRYAQWQDTRIGRPTAEVVGGTSLNDAPTIEPGTTYTGEIVPGEVLTFAVPVDWGQHIEAVVDFPAPEDGVPEQLGSLPVAEVGVVGPDRGDASNILSQPDGYPTSVRMAPNDPTTVATISYEVEWNNRDWGNPAAADRAGDYVVTLSLTSDEATAESLPFPFSLVVETPGEVTGAPTYLEPGEAAPVADGEAGQAPPTAADGEVATQTPADAPSASPEAAAGEGEDTSGDGGLLTLIWVLAGAGLVVALVGAFLMVRARRASV